A single genomic interval of Candidatus Sulfotelmatobacter sp. harbors:
- a CDS encoding SIMPL domain-containing protein (The SIMPL domain is named for its presence in mouse protein SIMPL (signalling molecule that associates with mouse pelle-like kinase). Bacterial member BP26, from Brucella, was shown to assemble into a channel-like structure, while YggE from E. coli has been associated with resistance to oxidative stress.) — protein sequence MKALVFAALAAVVPAAAVAQARLPISQHPPAGITVTGHGTVTVRVQQLWFVALVRGTADEQSIRAALEAAGIDNVSIGSEGSAVFPNAPTAVRGMIHDVSPLRLDQVRAAAADFVRTHPGTTIDNIRFTPPLVGCATNFEQPARENAMADARRKAEALAAASQVSLGAIVAVDESGGCPTIDPGSVMSAGQTNFNLTTLTAAVNVTETVTYAIR from the coding sequence GTGAAGGCGTTGGTATTCGCGGCGTTGGCCGCGGTCGTTCCGGCCGCGGCCGTTGCGCAGGCTCGGCTGCCGATCTCGCAGCATCCGCCGGCCGGGATCACCGTCACCGGTCACGGCACGGTGACCGTGAGGGTGCAGCAGCTCTGGTTCGTCGCGTTGGTGCGCGGGACCGCCGACGAGCAGTCGATTCGCGCCGCGCTCGAGGCCGCCGGCATCGATAACGTCTCGATCGGCAGCGAAGGTTCGGCCGTCTTTCCGAACGCGCCGACGGCGGTGCGCGGGATGATCCACGACGTCTCGCCGCTGCGGCTCGATCAGGTGCGGGCGGCCGCGGCCGACTTCGTGCGCACGCACCCGGGGACGACCATCGACAACATCCGCTTCACCCCGCCGCTGGTCGGGTGTGCGACGAACTTCGAACAGCCCGCTCGCGAGAACGCGATGGCGGACGCGCGCCGCAAAGCCGAGGCACTCGCCGCCGCGAGCCAGGTCAGCCTCGGCGCCATCGTCGCCGTCGACGAGAGCGGCGGCTGTCCGACCATCGACCCCGGGAGCGTGATGAGCGCCGGCCAGACGAACTTCAACCTAACCACGCTCACGGCCGCGGTCAACGTCACCGAGACGGTGACCTACGCGATCCGCTGA
- a CDS encoding GNAT family N-acetyltransferase gives MYLDQLPDLSRAKLVRAHARGVAIRDGARAVAVAFVADGSLLPADTLVRFDVTQGEDPPRRLADALAATAARTVWFYGGDEVTRRAVSAMDLVLRPVGATFVRRMDAARVAQVGFRPPSQRDRLTLPDLQRDHAPAFRAPLIEVAEIGGESVALVLSEALDAHWTELRLVVYPPHRGHGYASVVLAAAADRAEATGKRVCAAIETVAGRERAALESAGFRLADYYFTASRAPKP, from the coding sequence ATGTACCTGGATCAGCTGCCCGATCTCTCCCGCGCCAAGCTCGTGCGCGCCCACGCGCGCGGCGTCGCGATCCGCGACGGTGCCCGCGCCGTTGCCGTCGCCTTCGTCGCCGACGGCTCGCTGCTGCCGGCCGACACCCTGGTGCGCTTCGACGTCACCCAGGGCGAGGATCCGCCACGGCGGCTCGCCGACGCGCTGGCCGCGACCGCCGCGCGCACCGTCTGGTTCTACGGCGGCGACGAGGTGACGCGCCGTGCGGTGAGCGCGATGGACCTGGTGCTCCGCCCGGTCGGGGCGACGTTCGTGCGCCGCATGGACGCCGCGCGCGTCGCACAGGTCGGGTTCCGGCCGCCCTCGCAACGCGATCGCTTGACGCTGCCCGACCTGCAGCGCGACCACGCGCCGGCCTTCCGCGCGCCGCTGATCGAGGTCGCCGAGATCGGCGGCGAGAGCGTCGCGCTGGTCCTGAGCGAGGCGCTCGACGCGCACTGGACCGAGCTGCGCCTGGTCGTCTATCCGCCGCACCGCGGCCACGGCTATGCGTCGGTGGTGTTGGCCGCCGCGGCCGACCGCGCCGAGGCGACCGGCAAGCGCGTCTGCGCCGCGATCGAGACCGTCGCCGGCCGCGAGCGAGCGGCGCTCGAGAGCGCGGGCTTCCGGCTGGCCGACTACTACTTCACCGCGAGCCGCGCGCCGAAGCCCTAG